The following proteins come from a genomic window of Micromonospora zamorensis:
- a CDS encoding amylo-alpha-1,6-glucosidase encodes MIDMHFGPQVCGDLTSAASREWLVPDGLGGYAMGTVGGLRTRRYHGLLVVPGETPASRQVGLVSLDPAVTLPSGARVRLGAHEWSSGVVDPRGFELLERFDLVDGLPRWRWRIGAVVIERELAMLPGRSCVAVVHRLVAGGPVRLELSAACTWRDAHGERRADGPTPQVEAVADGAVVEGAYRLAGPGWAPEGQWWLGVHHREEANRGLNADEDLWYAGRFVGELERPGDTVSVRAWAGRLDEEPPPAAEIVETARRRNGQVVAAAKPADDVDATLTLAADAFVVRPGGRAVDVVAGYPWFGAWSRDTMISYEGLFLCTARADEGRELLRSYAATLSEGMLANTADTGRVEYNTVDGTLWFLHAVSRHVTVTGDTDLGDELLPALRAVIDAHVAGTRYGISVDPADGLLTQGAPGTALTWMDARVYGVPVTPRTGKPVEVNALWINGLAGLAELSELAGQDADELWRRHGQATASFRERFPSPTGWLHDVLDAPAPAYPLGGAALHDDDALRPNQLLAWSLPYAPMEPDEATLRRVGNGLLTPLGPRSLAPDSAEFVGRHRGGPAERDGGYHQGTVWPWLLGPYVDACRRSKMSVDDVFIGIEAHLTEYGLGSVSETADGLAPHAATGCPFQAWSVAELLRVRRKGQ; translated from the coding sequence TTGATCGACATGCACTTCGGCCCACAGGTCTGCGGCGATCTGACCAGCGCCGCGAGCCGGGAGTGGCTGGTTCCCGACGGCCTCGGCGGATATGCGATGGGCACCGTCGGCGGGCTCCGGACGCGCCGCTACCACGGTCTGCTGGTGGTGCCCGGCGAAACTCCGGCCTCCCGCCAGGTGGGACTGGTCAGTCTCGACCCGGCGGTCACGCTGCCGTCTGGCGCGCGGGTACGGCTCGGCGCGCACGAGTGGTCCTCCGGCGTCGTGGACCCGCGCGGTTTCGAGTTGCTGGAGCGCTTCGACCTGGTCGACGGGCTGCCCCGGTGGCGGTGGCGGATCGGCGCGGTGGTGATCGAACGGGAGCTTGCCATGCTGCCCGGCCGCTCCTGCGTGGCGGTGGTGCACCGGCTGGTCGCCGGCGGGCCCGTCCGGCTGGAGCTGTCGGCCGCCTGCACCTGGCGTGACGCGCACGGCGAACGGCGGGCCGACGGCCCGACCCCGCAGGTCGAGGCGGTGGCCGACGGCGCGGTGGTCGAGGGCGCGTACCGGCTGGCCGGCCCGGGCTGGGCGCCCGAGGGGCAGTGGTGGTTGGGCGTGCACCACCGCGAGGAGGCCAACCGTGGTCTGAACGCGGACGAGGACCTCTGGTACGCGGGACGCTTCGTCGGCGAGCTGGAACGCCCCGGCGACACGGTGTCGGTGCGGGCCTGGGCCGGTCGACTCGACGAGGAGCCGCCGCCGGCCGCCGAGATCGTGGAGACGGCCCGACGGCGCAACGGGCAGGTGGTGGCGGCGGCGAAGCCGGCAGACGACGTGGACGCCACCCTCACGCTGGCCGCGGACGCGTTCGTGGTGCGGCCCGGGGGCAGGGCCGTCGACGTGGTCGCCGGCTACCCGTGGTTCGGGGCGTGGTCCCGGGACACGATGATCTCGTACGAGGGGTTGTTCCTCTGCACGGCTCGCGCCGACGAGGGCCGGGAGCTGCTGCGGTCGTACGCGGCGACGCTGTCCGAGGGCATGCTGGCCAACACGGCCGACACCGGTCGGGTGGAGTACAACACCGTCGACGGCACGCTGTGGTTCCTGCACGCGGTGAGCCGGCACGTCACCGTCACCGGTGACACCGACCTCGGTGACGAGTTGCTGCCCGCGCTGCGTGCCGTGATCGACGCCCACGTGGCGGGCACCCGGTACGGGATCTCCGTCGACCCGGCCGACGGGCTGCTCACCCAGGGCGCCCCCGGCACCGCGCTCACCTGGATGGACGCCCGGGTGTACGGGGTGCCGGTCACCCCGCGTACCGGCAAGCCGGTCGAGGTCAACGCGTTGTGGATCAACGGGTTGGCCGGGCTCGCGGAGCTGAGCGAGTTGGCCGGGCAGGACGCGGACGAGCTGTGGCGACGGCACGGGCAGGCGACCGCCTCGTTCCGGGAGCGTTTCCCGTCGCCGACCGGCTGGCTGCACGACGTGCTGGACGCGCCCGCGCCGGCGTACCCGCTCGGTGGAGCCGCCCTGCACGACGACGACGCGTTGCGACCCAACCAACTGCTGGCCTGGTCGTTGCCGTACGCGCCGATGGAGCCGGACGAGGCGACGCTCCGCCGCGTCGGAAACGGTCTGCTCACCCCGCTCGGCCCGCGCAGCCTCGCCCCGGATTCGGCGGAGTTCGTGGGCCGGCACCGGGGTGGTCCTGCCGAGCGCGACGGTGGCTACCACCAGGGCACGGTCTGGCCCTGGCTGCTCGGGCCGTACGTGGACGCGTGCCGCCGGAGCAAGATGTCGGTCGATGACGTATTCATCGGCATTGAGGCCCATCTGACCGAATATGGGCTAGGCTCGGTAAGCGAGACGGCCGACGGCCTCGCGCCGCACGCCGCGACCGGCTGCCCATTCCAGGCGTGGTCGGTGGCCGAGCTGCTGCGGGTGCGCCGAAAGGGCCAGTAG
- a CDS encoding glycosyltransferase family 4 protein produces the protein MSPDAHVIDIHAARQLRVLMLSWEYPPVLVGGLGRHVHALSVALAAAGHEVTVVTRHADGAPLEEYADGVRILRAPEDPVAFPLATGSLLAWTMAFNHTLTRTALRATEAGAYDVIHAHDWLVAHTAITVADHLDLPLVTTIHATEAGRHQGWLPEEMNRTIHGVEHWLSGSSIRVITCSGYMRDQVTALFDVPTAQVDVVPNGVDNRAWRARPRAVASARARFAGDGPLVGYAGRLVYEKGVQHLVHAVPRLRERHPGLRVVIAGDGPYRAELEAEARRLALSSTVRFTGFLDSTQLPAMLGATDATVVPSLYEPFGMVALEAAAAGAPLAVARTGGLAEIVEPGVTGVTFPHSDPDALAGAVGQLLGDEVFARRVARRARTMVGERYGWATIAARTAASYAAARREHGPLQARRAAAQLAGGRTRIAIPEGNLLARDGHAAC, from the coding sequence ATGTCACCCGACGCCCACGTGATCGACATCCACGCCGCCCGGCAACTGCGGGTGCTGATGCTCTCCTGGGAGTACCCGCCGGTGCTCGTCGGCGGCCTGGGCCGACACGTGCACGCGCTCTCCGTCGCCCTCGCCGCCGCCGGCCACGAGGTCACCGTCGTCACCCGTCATGCCGACGGCGCGCCCCTGGAGGAGTACGCCGACGGCGTGCGCATCCTGCGCGCCCCCGAAGACCCGGTCGCCTTCCCCCTCGCCACCGGCTCCCTGCTGGCCTGGACCATGGCCTTCAACCACACCCTCACCCGCACCGCCCTGCGCGCCACCGAAGCCGGCGCCTACGACGTCATCCACGCCCACGACTGGCTCGTCGCCCACACAGCCATCACAGTGGCCGATCACCTGGACCTGCCGCTGGTCACCACCATCCACGCCACCGAGGCCGGCCGACACCAGGGCTGGCTCCCCGAGGAGATGAACCGCACCATCCACGGCGTCGAGCACTGGCTCAGCGGCTCCTCCATCCGGGTGATCACCTGCTCGGGGTACATGCGCGACCAGGTCACCGCACTGTTCGACGTACCGACCGCGCAGGTCGACGTGGTGCCCAACGGGGTCGACAACAGGGCCTGGCGGGCCCGGCCGAGGGCGGTCGCGTCGGCCCGCGCACGGTTCGCCGGGGACGGCCCGTTGGTCGGGTACGCCGGGCGGCTGGTCTACGAGAAGGGCGTCCAGCACCTGGTGCACGCGGTGCCCCGGCTCCGCGAGCGGCACCCGGGGCTGCGGGTGGTGATCGCCGGCGATGGGCCGTACCGCGCCGAGTTGGAGGCGGAGGCCCGACGGCTGGCGCTCAGCTCGACCGTACGCTTCACCGGTTTCCTCGACTCCACCCAGTTGCCGGCCATGCTCGGTGCCACCGACGCGACAGTGGTGCCCAGCCTCTACGAGCCGTTCGGCATGGTGGCGCTGGAGGCGGCGGCCGCCGGGGCGCCCCTCGCGGTGGCCCGGACCGGCGGTCTCGCCGAGATCGTCGAGCCCGGTGTCACCGGGGTGACGTTCCCGCACAGCGACCCGGACGCGCTCGCCGGAGCGGTCGGTCAACTGCTCGGCGACGAGGTCTTCGCCCGGCGGGTGGCCCGCCGGGCCCGCACCATGGTCGGCGAGCGTTACGGGTGGGCCACCATCGCGGCCCGTACGGCCGCCAGCTACGCCGCCGCGCGCAGGGAACACGGCCCGTTGCAGGCCCGTCGGGCGGCAGCCCAACTGGCCGGTGGGCGCACCCGGATCGCCATCCCCGAGGGCAACCTTCTGGCGCGCGACGGCCACGCCGCCTGCTGA
- a CDS encoding serine/threonine-protein kinase, translating to MLIADRYRLLDLVGRGGMGRVWRARDEMLHREVAVKEIVPPSWLADRERDELRSRTLREARAAARLNHPAVVRLYDVVAVDGSPWIVMEYVPSRTLQDVVDAEGPLDPARAARIGLAVLDALHAAHTAGVLHRDIKPQNVLVAHDGRVMLTDFGLATFDGGDGAMTRPGMVLGSPQYVAPERAAEGVSTMAADLWSLGATLHAAVEGRSPYARSTAMATLSALAAGPPDPAPHAGQLAPVLAGLLRRDPRDRLDHDAAHRLLTAAATGRTEPTAEGSTGSGDRPEAHDPDDQDLTIPLPEPDPPAHPGDRALNAPADTPPASTPPASRPPARQRTIRRAALIAVALVVAAAAGVGTAMAVTGDEPRDTAGRPTARPPDGGGGPGGPGPGYDPDRPGPPPGGPGIPPPPFPCVRPKAAGAPVLAGAPAAGERFRPPPGWVWHADTIGFRVAVPATWYYSRDGAVACFQDPTTGRAFSVASGDDTDPLVRLRTVRDVAAQAGALPGYDEIRLAAADGGAEWECRWQAPYGAWLHARQQVAGAGRWTLAWITDDRDWTRAGADWTAVRNSFRPPP from the coding sequence GTGCTGATCGCGGATCGGTACCGGCTGCTCGACCTGGTGGGTCGCGGGGGCATGGGCCGGGTGTGGCGTGCCCGCGACGAGATGCTGCATCGCGAGGTCGCGGTCAAGGAGATCGTGCCGCCCAGTTGGTTGGCCGATCGCGAACGGGACGAGTTGCGCTCGCGCACCCTGCGGGAGGCGCGCGCCGCAGCCCGGCTCAACCACCCCGCCGTGGTCCGGCTCTACGACGTCGTCGCGGTCGACGGCAGCCCATGGATCGTGATGGAGTACGTCCCGTCCCGCACCCTTCAGGACGTGGTGGACGCCGAGGGGCCGCTCGATCCGGCCCGCGCGGCCCGGATCGGCCTGGCCGTGCTCGACGCGCTGCACGCCGCGCACACCGCCGGGGTGCTGCACCGCGACATCAAACCGCAGAACGTGCTCGTGGCGCACGACGGGCGGGTGATGCTCACCGACTTCGGGCTGGCCACCTTCGACGGCGGCGACGGTGCGATGACCCGCCCCGGCATGGTCCTCGGCTCCCCGCAGTACGTTGCCCCGGAGCGAGCCGCCGAGGGAGTGTCCACGATGGCTGCGGACCTGTGGTCGCTCGGTGCGACCCTGCACGCGGCGGTAGAGGGCCGCTCCCCGTACGCCCGCAGCACCGCCATGGCCACCCTGAGCGCACTGGCCGCCGGACCGCCGGACCCGGCTCCGCACGCCGGGCAGCTCGCGCCGGTCCTCGCCGGGTTGCTGCGCCGCGACCCGCGCGACCGCCTCGACCACGACGCGGCCCATCGGCTGCTCACCGCCGCGGCGACCGGGCGCACCGAACCGACCGCCGAAGGGTCGACAGGTTCGGGCGACCGGCCCGAGGCGCATGACCCGGACGACCAGGACCTCACGATCCCGTTGCCCGAGCCCGACCCGCCGGCGCACCCGGGCGACCGGGCCCTGAACGCGCCGGCTGACACACCACCGGCCTCCACCCCACCGGCCTCCCGCCCGCCAGCCCGGCAGCGCACCATCCGCCGGGCGGCGTTGATCGCCGTGGCTCTGGTGGTGGCCGCCGCCGCCGGCGTGGGCACCGCGATGGCCGTCACCGGTGACGAGCCCAGGGACACCGCCGGCCGGCCCACCGCACGGCCGCCGGACGGTGGTGGCGGCCCGGGCGGGCCGGGCCCCGGTTACGACCCCGACCGCCCCGGCCCACCGCCGGGAGGCCCGGGCATTCCTCCGCCACCCTTCCCGTGTGTCCGTCCGAAGGCGGCCGGTGCGCCCGTGCTGGCCGGCGCCCCCGCGGCGGGCGAACGGTTCCGCCCGCCACCCGGCTGGGTCTGGCACGCCGACACCATCGGGTTCCGGGTTGCGGTGCCGGCGACCTGGTACTACTCCCGCGACGGCGCGGTGGCGTGCTTCCAGGACCCGACCACCGGCCGGGCCTTCAGCGTCGCCAGCGGCGACGACACCGACCCGCTGGTCCGACTCCGCACGGTCCGCGATGTGGCTGCCCAGGCCGGCGCCCTGCCGGGGTACGACGAGATCCGGCTCGCCGCTGCCGACGGAGGGGCGGAGTGGGAGTGCCGCTGGCAGGCCCCGTACGGCGCATGGCTGCACGCCCGGCAACAGGTCGCCGGCGCAGGCCGGTGGACGCTGGCCTGGATCACCGACGACAGGGACTGGACCAGGGCCGGCGCGGACTGGACGGCAGTGCGAAACAGTTTCCGACCACCCCCCTGA
- a CDS encoding serine/threonine-protein kinase, translating to MQQLLIAGRYRLLDLVGTGGMGRVWLARDEMLHRDVAVKEVVPPSWLAEAEREELRLRTLREARTAARLNHPNVVRIYDVVHDRESPWIVMEYVQSRSVQQIISAEGPLSPQRTALVGLAVLAALRAAHTAGVLHRDVKPHNVLVADDGRVVLTDFGLATFDGGEGAMTGPGTVLGSPQFVAPERAREGVSDPRTDLWSLGATLYATVEGQSPYARSSAMATLSALATEPPDPMRRAGPLRPVLLGLLQRDPWRRLTAAEAEPLLRQAAAEPDQPAAPPMSSAVAALRSASRTRSPAPVDTAGAPDHPPTSAGRPASRPRRRRRRLIALGGAATALLVASGVTVGLVYRNDERTPPSGAGGGASSARPAAFACATPPPPPPTSTPVASVAPPTEARYRLRDGWTWHDDPTGFRIAAPVGWARWTEGSVTCFRETGGARVLSVESGPVRADPVAYWKAEEARLATGDGLLPGYRKVDISAMDIFEGGAVWECGWENAAGEQVHSFRLLANTSAERSYTVSWLTKEFDWQVNAAYLPMIRQSFTPAL from the coding sequence GTGCAGCAGTTGCTGATCGCGGGTCGGTACCGGCTGCTCGACCTGGTCGGCACCGGCGGGATGGGCCGGGTGTGGCTTGCTCGCGATGAGATGCTGCATCGCGACGTGGCGGTGAAGGAGGTCGTGCCGCCGTCCTGGCTGGCCGAGGCCGAGCGCGAGGAGCTGCGACTGCGGACACTGCGCGAGGCTCGCACCGCCGCGCGGCTCAACCACCCCAACGTGGTCCGCATCTACGACGTGGTGCACGACCGGGAGAGCCCCTGGATCGTGATGGAGTACGTGCAGTCCCGGTCGGTGCAGCAGATCATCAGCGCCGAGGGGCCGCTGAGCCCGCAGCGCACCGCTCTTGTCGGGTTGGCGGTGCTGGCCGCGTTGCGGGCCGCGCACACCGCCGGGGTGCTGCACCGCGACGTGAAGCCGCACAACGTGCTGGTGGCCGACGACGGCCGGGTGGTGCTCACCGACTTCGGGCTGGCCACCTTCGACGGTGGTGAGGGTGCGATGACCGGGCCGGGCACCGTGCTCGGCTCACCGCAGTTCGTCGCCCCCGAGCGGGCCCGCGAAGGGGTGTCGGATCCACGCACCGACCTGTGGTCGTTGGGCGCGACGCTCTACGCGACGGTTGAGGGCCAGTCCCCGTACGCCCGGTCGAGCGCGATGGCGACGCTCAGCGCGCTGGCCACCGAGCCGCCGGACCCGATGCGGCGGGCCGGGCCGCTGCGCCCCGTGCTCCTCGGCCTGCTGCAACGCGACCCCTGGCGACGGTTGACCGCCGCGGAGGCGGAGCCGCTGCTGCGGCAGGCGGCCGCGGAGCCCGACCAGCCGGCCGCGCCGCCGATGTCCTCGGCGGTGGCGGCGCTGCGGAGCGCGAGCCGTACCAGATCGCCCGCTCCGGTGGACACGGCCGGTGCGCCCGACCACCCGCCGACGTCGGCCGGTCGGCCGGCGAGCCGCCCCCGCAGACGCCGACGACGCCTGATCGCTCTCGGCGGCGCGGCCACCGCTCTCCTCGTCGCCAGCGGCGTCACCGTGGGTCTGGTCTACCGCAACGACGAGCGGACGCCACCGTCCGGTGCCGGTGGGGGCGCGTCGAGCGCCCGGCCGGCCGCGTTCGCCTGCGCGACACCACCGCCACCGCCGCCGACGTCCACTCCGGTGGCGTCGGTCGCGCCGCCGACCGAGGCACGGTACCGGCTACGCGACGGCTGGACCTGGCACGACGACCCGACCGGCTTCCGGATCGCCGCGCCGGTGGGCTGGGCGCGCTGGACGGAGGGGTCGGTGACCTGCTTCCGGGAGACGGGCGGGGCCCGGGTGCTCAGCGTCGAGTCCGGGCCGGTGCGGGCCGACCCGGTGGCGTACTGGAAGGCCGAGGAGGCGCGACTCGCCACCGGTGACGGGCTGCTCCCCGGCTATCGCAAGGTGGACATTTCCGCGATGGACATCTTCGAGGGTGGCGCCGTCTGGGAGTGCGGCTGGGAGAACGCCGCAGGCGAACAGGTGCACAGTTTCCGGTTGCTGGCCAACACCTCGGCCGAGCGTTCCTACACCGTCTCGTGGTTGACAAAAGAGTTCGACTGGCAGGTCAACGCGGCATACTTGCCGATGATCCGGCAGAGCTTCACCCCCGCTCTCTGA
- a CDS encoding metal-dependent hydrolase, translating into MMGPQHALSGAAVWLAGSWALDQFADYHQSPLALAVGTAVCAGGALFPDLDMSGKVTRNQGGATVARTFGVFSLFAAEVMEKISLGVYYATKLSRDPRRNNGHRTLTHTLPFTVLVGWGTTALCAAYGKWAVITILFFMFGLALRGLFDEWAERAGWVIITLASAGAAWFTFANLPGGRGYPLIGTALGVGCFVHILGDMITRAGVPILWPIPIKRRMWMMIGLPNSIALRVGSKAEVVGMRLALTAVSALATVGLIAPSVLSRFDIEI; encoded by the coding sequence ATGATGGGACCACAGCACGCGCTGTCCGGCGCGGCGGTGTGGTTGGCGGGGTCCTGGGCACTGGACCAGTTCGCCGACTACCACCAGTCGCCGCTCGCGTTGGCGGTGGGCACCGCTGTGTGTGCCGGCGGCGCGCTCTTTCCCGACCTCGACATGTCGGGCAAGGTGACCAGGAACCAGGGTGGGGCCACCGTGGCCCGCACCTTCGGGGTCTTCTCGCTCTTCGCCGCCGAGGTGATGGAGAAGATCTCGCTCGGGGTCTACTACGCCACGAAGCTCAGCAGGGACCCGCGTCGCAACAACGGGCACCGGACGCTGACCCACACCCTGCCGTTCACAGTGCTGGTCGGCTGGGGCACCACAGCGCTCTGCGCCGCGTACGGCAAGTGGGCGGTCATCACCATCCTGTTCTTCATGTTCGGCCTGGCGCTGCGCGGGCTGTTCGACGAGTGGGCGGAACGCGCCGGCTGGGTGATCATCACCCTCGCGTCGGCCGGGGCGGCCTGGTTCACCTTCGCCAACCTGCCGGGCGGTCGCGGCTATCCGCTGATCGGCACGGCCCTGGGGGTGGGCTGCTTCGTGCACATCCTCGGCGACATGATCACCCGGGCCGGCGTGCCGATCCTCTGGCCGATCCCGATCAAACGGCGGATGTGGATGATGATCGGCCTGCCGAACAGCATCGCCCTGCGGGTCGGCAGCAAGGCCGAGGTGGTCGGGATGCGCCTCGCCCTGACCGCCGTCTCGGCGCTCGCGACCGTCGGCCTGATCGCGCCCTCGGTGCTGAGCCGGTTCGACATCGAGATATGA
- a CDS encoding amidohydrolase family protein yields the protein MTDPAPEPPPAADARVPAFWRGLGLPGLADVHVHFLPPRLLRRIWAYFDAAGPLVGTEWPIRYRWSDAERVAYLQRLGVRAFSALAYAHRPGMAADLNRWSLDFARVTPGCLPSATFFPEPDAPGYVEAALADGARVFKVHVQVGGFSPTDPALDQVWGMLSDAGVPVVVHAGHAPVGTAHTGPEQFGELLARHPRLTAVVAHLGAPDYRAFLDLAEAYERVRLDTTMAFTPFFDQFVPFPDDELPRLRELGLSGKVLLGSDFPNIPYPYADQLTGLARLDLGDDWLRAVCWNNAAAMFDLT from the coding sequence ATGACCGATCCGGCACCGGAGCCGCCGCCAGCCGCCGACGCGCGGGTGCCGGCATTCTGGCGCGGACTGGGCCTGCCCGGCCTGGCCGACGTGCACGTGCACTTCCTACCGCCGCGCCTGCTGCGCAGGATCTGGGCGTACTTCGACGCGGCCGGCCCACTGGTCGGCACCGAGTGGCCGATCCGGTACCGGTGGAGCGACGCCGAGCGGGTCGCGTACCTGCAGCGTCTGGGCGTGCGGGCGTTCAGCGCCCTGGCGTACGCCCACCGGCCGGGCATGGCCGCGGACCTCAACCGGTGGTCGCTGGACTTCGCCCGGGTCACCCCGGGCTGCCTGCCCTCGGCCACCTTCTTCCCCGAACCGGACGCGCCCGGTTACGTCGAGGCGGCGCTGGCCGACGGGGCCCGCGTGTTCAAGGTGCACGTCCAGGTCGGCGGCTTCTCGCCGACGGATCCGGCGCTGGACCAGGTGTGGGGGATGCTGTCCGACGCGGGTGTGCCGGTGGTCGTGCACGCCGGGCACGCACCCGTGGGCACCGCGCACACCGGCCCGGAGCAGTTCGGCGAGCTGCTGGCCCGCCATCCTCGGCTGACCGCCGTGGTGGCACACCTCGGCGCCCCGGACTATCGGGCGTTCCTGGATCTCGCGGAGGCGTACGAGCGGGTCCGGCTGGACACCACGATGGCCTTCACGCCCTTCTTCGACCAGTTCGTCCCCTTCCCCGACGACGAGCTGCCCCGGCTGCGCGAGTTGGGACTGTCCGGCAAGGTGCTGCTGGGCAGCGACTTCCCCAACATCCCCTACCCGTACGCCGACCAGCTCACCGGGTTGGCCCGGCTCGACCTGGGCGACGACTGGTTGCGCGCGGTCTGCTGGAACAACGCGGCCGCGATGTTCGACCTGACCTGA
- a CDS encoding LacI family DNA-binding transcriptional regulator produces MATMHDVARLAQVSVSTVSYVLTGTRPISQATRNKVLAAMAELDYQPNAMARGLASRRSRILGLLMPMDERGLGATETAFVTGAAAAASAAGYHLVLSPVGGGDPGELRRLASQRMLDGVVLMEVQLADERVTVLQEAGVPLVLIGRTGDTSTLSYVDIDFDQTVRDAVAHLVGLGHRQIVYVNHSAATLASGYGPALRTRDAFAAAMTGHGLEPVMIAAEDSAAGGRAALAAAFAQAPELTAVLAMNETAIFGILGELSGRGLSVPDDVSVVSMVTSPQVAELATPALTAMTSPGSAIGRIAIEALTRHLDDPGDHRHQQLLPCALEIRGSTAAPRSRQPMGADQ; encoded by the coding sequence ATGGCCACCATGCACGACGTCGCCCGCCTCGCGCAGGTCTCGGTCAGCACCGTCTCGTACGTGCTCACCGGCACCCGGCCGATCTCGCAGGCCACCCGCAACAAGGTGCTCGCGGCGATGGCCGAGCTCGACTACCAGCCCAACGCGATGGCCCGCGGTCTGGCCAGCAGGCGCAGCCGGATCCTCGGCCTGCTGATGCCGATGGACGAACGCGGGCTCGGCGCCACCGAAACGGCCTTCGTCACCGGTGCCGCCGCGGCGGCCAGCGCCGCCGGCTATCACCTGGTCCTCTCGCCGGTCGGCGGGGGTGACCCCGGCGAGCTGCGGCGACTGGCCAGCCAGCGGATGCTCGACGGCGTCGTGCTGATGGAGGTCCAGCTGGCCGACGAGCGGGTCACAGTGCTTCAGGAGGCCGGCGTGCCACTGGTGTTGATCGGCCGCACCGGTGACACCAGCACGCTCTCGTACGTCGACATCGACTTCGACCAGACCGTCCGGGATGCCGTCGCGCACCTGGTCGGCCTCGGGCACCGGCAGATCGTCTACGTCAACCACTCGGCCGCGACGCTGGCCAGCGGCTACGGGCCCGCGCTGCGTACCCGTGACGCCTTTGCCGCGGCCATGACCGGGCACGGCCTGGAGCCGGTCATGATCGCGGCCGAGGACAGCGCCGCCGGCGGGCGCGCGGCCCTGGCCGCCGCGTTCGCGCAGGCCCCGGAGCTGACCGCCGTGCTGGCCATGAACGAGACCGCGATCTTCGGCATCCTCGGTGAGCTGAGCGGCCGCGGGCTGTCGGTGCCCGACGACGTCTCCGTCGTCTCGATGGTCACCTCGCCGCAGGTCGCCGAGTTGGCCACCCCGGCGCTGACGGCGATGACCTCACCCGGCTCGGCGATCGGTCGGATCGCGATCGAGGCGCTGACGCGCCACCTGGATGACCCCGGCGACCACCGTCACCAGCAACTGCTGCCCTGCGCGTTGGAGATCCGGGGCTCGACCGCCGCACCACGAAGCCGCCAACCCATGGGGGCTGACCAGTAG
- a CDS encoding ABC transporter substrate-binding protein, producing MQRFRRLVAAIAIAATATTAMAACGGDDNGDDSDAKTLKLWHYESENSAMGVGWNRAIELFKAEHPGVEVRFERKAFEQIQQNAGMIINSSEGPDIMEYNKGNATAGLLSSQGLLTDLSTEADKRGWAGKLSPSLQTTARYSDKGVMGSGKWFGVPNYGEYVTVYYNKDLFQSNGVKVPTSMAEMTAAMDTFVGKGVTPLGMAGAEYPAGQLFYQLALSKGDRQFVDNYQLYKNPVDFKADPLKYGADTFADWVRKGYVAKNSASLKAEDMGTAFIGGKVPMIVSGSWWYGRFKAEMKANWDTFLFPGNTLQAGSSGNLWVVPENSKAKSLAYDFIDITLRPEIQDLIGNNGGVPVAADASKITDPKDRKLIEDFNTVSKSDGLAFYPDWPVPGYYDVLVSGFQGLINGSKSPDQVLDTIAKPYADGVKEITGK from the coding sequence ATGCAGCGATTCCGCCGGCTCGTCGCCGCGATCGCCATAGCGGCGACCGCGACGACCGCCATGGCCGCCTGCGGCGGTGACGACAACGGGGACGACAGCGACGCCAAGACCCTCAAGCTCTGGCACTACGAGAGCGAGAACAGCGCCATGGGGGTCGGCTGGAACCGGGCCATCGAGCTGTTCAAAGCCGAGCACCCGGGCGTCGAGGTGCGCTTCGAGCGCAAGGCGTTCGAGCAGATCCAGCAGAACGCGGGCATGATCATCAACTCGTCCGAAGGCCCGGACATCATGGAGTACAACAAGGGCAACGCGACCGCCGGCCTGCTCTCCTCGCAGGGCCTGCTCACCGATCTGAGCACCGAGGCCGACAAGCGCGGCTGGGCCGGCAAGCTCAGCCCCAGCCTGCAGACCACCGCCCGCTACAGCGACAAGGGCGTGATGGGGTCGGGCAAGTGGTTCGGCGTGCCGAACTACGGCGAGTACGTCACGGTCTACTACAACAAGGACCTGTTCCAGAGCAACGGCGTCAAGGTGCCGACCAGCATGGCCGAGATGACCGCCGCGATGGACACCTTCGTCGGCAAGGGCGTCACCCCGCTGGGCATGGCCGGCGCCGAATACCCGGCCGGGCAGCTCTTCTACCAGCTCGCCCTGTCCAAGGGCGACCGGCAGTTCGTCGACAACTACCAGCTCTACAAGAACCCGGTCGACTTCAAGGCCGACCCGCTCAAGTACGGCGCGGACACCTTCGCCGACTGGGTGCGCAAGGGCTACGTCGCGAAGAACTCGGCCAGCCTCAAGGCCGAGGACATGGGCACCGCCTTCATCGGCGGCAAGGTTCCGATGATCGTGTCGGGTAGCTGGTGGTACGGCCGGTTCAAGGCCGAGATGAAGGCCAACTGGGACACCTTCCTCTTCCCCGGCAACACCCTTCAGGCCGGCTCCTCCGGCAACCTCTGGGTGGTGCCGGAGAACAGCAAGGCCAAGAGTCTGGCGTACGACTTCATCGACATCACCCTGCGTCCGGAGATCCAGGACCTGATCGGCAACAACGGTGGTGTTCCCGTCGCCGCCGACGCCTCGAAGATCACCGACCCGAAGGACCGCAAGCTGATCGAGGACTTCAACACGGTCAGCAAGTCCGACGGGCTCGCGTTCTACCCGGACTGGCCGGTCCCCGGCTACTACGACGTCCTGGTCTCCGGCTTCCAGGGCCTGATCAACGGCTCGAAGTCGCCCGACCAGGTCCTCGACACGATCGCCAAGCCGTACGCCGATGGCGTCAAGGAGATCACCGGCAAGTGA